Proteins encoded by one window of Marixanthomonas sp. SCSIO 43207:
- a CDS encoding DUF58 domain-containing protein, with the protein MNTKELLKKVRKIEIKTRRLSDHVFGGEYHSTFKGRGMTFSEVRQYQFGDDVRSIDWNVTARYNEPFVKVFEEERELTLMLVADISGSEFFGTDSQFKNEIITEIAATLAFSALQNNDKIGLILFSDEIELFIPPKKGKSHVLRIIRELLEFQPSSKKTNLSQALKYLTNVMKKKAIVFVLSDFIADEYKDTLKIVAKKHDVTGIRVYDKREEEIPNLGMVQMQDAETGELLLVNTNSKAVRNNYFIYYKERVAYFQDAFTKSGAGALSCRVDESYVKKLLGYFKHRA; encoded by the coding sequence GTGAATACAAAAGAACTTCTTAAAAAAGTACGCAAAATCGAAATCAAAACACGCCGGTTAAGTGACCACGTGTTTGGCGGCGAATATCATAGTACATTTAAAGGACGAGGTATGACCTTTAGTGAGGTGCGTCAATATCAATTTGGCGATGATGTGCGCAGTATTGATTGGAATGTTACCGCTCGTTATAATGAGCCTTTTGTAAAAGTGTTTGAAGAAGAACGAGAACTCACATTAATGCTAGTGGCAGATATAAGTGGTTCAGAGTTTTTTGGAACCGATTCACAATTTAAAAATGAAATCATTACTGAAATTGCCGCAACCCTTGCATTTTCAGCCCTTCAAAACAATGATAAAATAGGATTGATTCTTTTTTCAGATGAAATTGAGCTTTTTATTCCGCCTAAAAAAGGTAAATCGCACGTACTACGTATTATTAGAGAACTTTTAGAGTTTCAGCCTAGCAGTAAAAAAACCAATCTTTCTCAAGCTTTAAAATATTTAACCAATGTGATGAAAAAGAAGGCCATTGTTTTTGTGCTTTCAGATTTTATTGCAGATGAATATAAAGATACTCTTAAAATTGTTGCCAAAAAGCACGATGTCACGGGTATAAGGGTCTATGATAAACGTGAAGAAGAAATACCAAACCTAGGCATGGTACAAATGCAAGACGCTGAAACCGGTGAGCTTTTATTAGTAAATACAAATTCAAAAGCTGTAAGAAATAACTATTTCATTTACTACAAAGAGCGTGTTGCGTATTTTCAAGATGCATTTACCAAGAGTGGTGCCGGTGCTTTAAGCTGCCGTGTTGATGAAAGCTACGTAAAAAAATTATTAGGTTATTTTAAACACCGAGCATAA
- a CDS encoding MoxR family ATPase: MDQSDTALDIGALNEKIEKESAFVNILSMEMNKVIVGQKHMVERLLIGLLGQGHILLEGVPGLAKTLAINTLSKAVHGTFSRIQFTPDLLPADVIGTMIYNMKVNDFSIKKGPIFANFVLADEINRAPAKVQSALLEAMQEKQVTIGEETFALDKPFLVMATQNPIEQEGTYPLPEAQVDRFMLKTVIDYPKIAEEQLIIRQNLKGAYEKVNQVVTIDQILRAQQAVREVYMDEKIEQYILDIIFATRNPENYKLSDLKPLIGFGASPRGSINLAVASKCYAFIKQRGYVIPEDVRAVVHDVLRHRIGVTYEAEAENITSEEIINKIINVIEVP, translated from the coding sequence ATGGATCAATCAGATACTGCCTTGGATATTGGCGCATTAAATGAAAAAATTGAAAAGGAAAGTGCATTTGTGAATATCCTTTCCATGGAAATGAACAAAGTAATCGTAGGCCAAAAACACATGGTTGAACGGTTGCTTATCGGGTTACTAGGTCAAGGACATATTTTACTTGAAGGTGTTCCTGGTCTTGCAAAAACTCTGGCTATTAACACACTTTCAAAAGCTGTTCACGGTACCTTTAGCCGTATACAATTTACTCCAGATTTACTTCCTGCAGATGTAATAGGAACCATGATTTATAATATGAAGGTGAATGACTTCAGTATTAAAAAGGGTCCTATTTTTGCAAATTTTGTTTTAGCAGATGAGATAAATAGAGCACCTGCCAAGGTACAATCTGCTTTACTAGAAGCCATGCAAGAAAAGCAAGTTACTATTGGAGAAGAAACATTTGCGCTAGACAAGCCGTTTTTGGTAATGGCAACCCAAAACCCTATTGAACAAGAAGGAACTTACCCATTGCCAGAAGCACAGGTAGACCGTTTTATGCTAAAAACTGTTATTGATTATCCAAAAATTGCCGAAGAGCAACTCATCATTCGTCAAAACTTAAAAGGCGCTTATGAAAAGGTAAATCAAGTTGTTACAATTGATCAAATTTTACGCGCTCAACAAGCCGTTAGAGAAGTCTATATGGATGAAAAAATTGAGCAGTATATTCTAGATATTATTTTTGCTACCAGAAATCCTGAAAATTATAAACTATCAGACTTAAAGCCTCTTATTGGTTTTGGTGCTTCACCTCGTGGTAGTATTAACTTGGCAGTTGCTTCAAAATGTTATGCGTTTATTAAACAACGTGGTTACGTAATTCCAGAAGATGTGCGAGCTGTAGTTCACGATGTGCTGCGTCATCGTATTGGTGTAACTTATGAAGCTGAAGCTGAAAATATTACTTCGGAAGAGATTATCAATAAAATTATCAATGTAATTGAAGTGCCGTAA
- a CDS encoding SDR family NAD(P)-dependent oxidoreductase: protein MNTKTALITGATSGIGRAIAEKFAHNQVRLILCGRRQNRLDLLQEELSKHTQVHTLNFDVREKAHVQDTIHNLPKSFSTIDILINNAGNAHGKDSIENGNTDDWDAMIDINVKGLLYVSKAVLPQMIKRQSGHIINIGSTAGKEVYPSGNVYCASKHAVDAINEGMRLDLNGKGIKVGAINPGLVETEFSEVRFKGDTEKADKVYQGYTPLQPEDIADIVWFAVTRPPHVNISDLTVMCLDQASSTIVNKN from the coding sequence ATGAACACCAAAACTGCTTTAATTACTGGAGCTACCTCTGGTATAGGTCGCGCAATTGCTGAAAAATTTGCACATAATCAAGTTCGGTTAATTCTCTGCGGAAGAAGACAAAATCGTTTAGATTTACTTCAAGAAGAGCTGTCAAAACACACTCAAGTACATACTTTAAATTTTGACGTTAGAGAAAAAGCACATGTTCAGGATACAATCCATAATCTACCAAAGTCCTTTTCAACTATTGATATATTAATCAATAACGCCGGTAACGCCCACGGAAAAGACTCCATTGAAAACGGCAATACCGATGATTGGGATGCAATGATTGACATAAACGTTAAAGGCTTATTGTATGTAAGCAAAGCTGTTTTACCCCAGATGATTAAAAGACAATCGGGTCACATCATTAATATTGGCTCAACTGCCGGGAAAGAAGTATATCCTTCGGGTAATGTATACTGCGCAAGTAAACATGCTGTAGACGCTATAAATGAAGGAATGCGGTTAGACCTTAACGGAAAAGGTATAAAAGTGGGTGCTATTAATCCGGGTTTGGTAGAAACTGAATTTAGCGAAGTACGATTTAAAGGTGATACTGAAAAAGCCGACAAGGTTTATCAAGGATACACGCCATTACAGCCAGAAGACATTGCAGATATAGTTTGGTTTGCGGTAACAAGACCTCCTCACGTAAATATTTCAGATTTAACAGTTATGTGCCTTGATCAAGCCTCAAGTACCATTGTAAATAAAAATTAA
- a CDS encoding ATP-binding protein: protein MINKRLLIKNLLAHNDESSFYDKKRKIDLGSKEGKAKFLKHICALSNSNPKNNSFIVVGVEDETNEIRGVDFFDDSKLQNLVNAYLTNPPLISYENVMFPHLPADKVVGLVTIRPTGEITSLRKNIWKYWGGSIFLRDGSISMPKDFDIEIKDVNSEIVKSIENRAKNNIQHTLDGVIDFMNNRHDEMESHYKVFKEQFVVCWAGNTKHIKDETYYSRVDIELINEQVKLFYSALDEVTIEVTENYFKTLEYVSLGLNNNQKYYPLEEVVITFKENGSYQIDSKMVFEPPRFNKKTLHHIYNANNAIVKKLKKNARLTPSEEKDLQNLPETYLICYLNDFKNAKEKLLDAKPYLKQVNGIVYKAYKESIRILRKVRYN, encoded by the coding sequence ATGATTAACAAACGACTTCTTATCAAAAACTTACTCGCACATAACGATGAGAGCAGTTTTTATGATAAAAAGCGAAAAATAGATCTAGGCAGCAAAGAAGGTAAAGCAAAATTTTTAAAACATATCTGTGCACTGAGCAACAGCAACCCAAAAAACAATTCGTTCATTGTAGTTGGCGTTGAAGATGAAACCAATGAAATACGCGGCGTTGATTTTTTTGATGACAGCAAACTTCAAAACTTGGTAAATGCATATTTAACCAATCCTCCTTTAATAAGCTATGAAAATGTAATGTTTCCACATTTACCGGCAGATAAGGTTGTTGGGTTGGTTACCATTAGACCAACAGGCGAAATAACGTCACTTCGTAAAAATATATGGAAGTACTGGGGCGGTAGCATATTTCTACGTGACGGCAGTATATCTATGCCCAAAGATTTTGATATTGAAATAAAAGATGTCAATTCTGAAATTGTAAAATCCATAGAAAATCGAGCAAAAAACAACATACAGCATACGCTAGATGGTGTGATTGACTTTATGAACAATCGTCACGATGAGATGGAGTCACACTATAAAGTATTTAAAGAACAATTTGTTGTCTGTTGGGCCGGAAACACAAAACATATCAAGGACGAAACCTATTACTCACGAGTAGATATTGAATTGATTAATGAACAAGTAAAACTGTTTTATTCAGCCTTAGATGAGGTTACAATTGAAGTAACAGAAAATTATTTTAAAACACTAGAATATGTAAGTCTTGGGTTAAACAATAACCAAAAATATTATCCATTAGAAGAAGTAGTGATTACTTTTAAAGAAAATGGTTCGTATCAAATAGATTCAAAAATGGTTTTTGAACCGCCACGTTTCAACAAAAAGACCTTGCATCATATTTACAATGCCAATAATGCTATTGTAAAAAAACTGAAAAAAAATGCGCGTTTAACCCCTTCAGAAGAAAAAGACTTACAAAACCTTCCTGAAACCTATTTAATCTGTTATTTAAATGATTTTAAAAATGCTAAAGAAAAATTGCTAGACGCAAAACCTTATTTAAAACAAGTAAATGGAATTGTTTACAAAGCGTATAAAGAATCTATACGCATTTTACGAAAGGTGCGGTATAATTAA
- a CDS encoding T9SS type A sorting domain-containing protein — protein MRRLLLFLFLMFTTIGFSQCEVNQYIQDNYLEDAWIMVFRDFVDNPNHPDYDVPILDANKTIPYLGKLSAVYELAADNETADSLFNKLSIHANTHFPNMVVFEEIIITVPESTPWVIDFIDTGVSNVPELDMLIEDYQFNITDVAIIDPPFPPEPAVYDITIHSDISFLNPYALLDEFEAITGVDYAEVGTAKTPYNYTGIPFEIDGEEVRSGNIFLNDDTLLFSLYTGDCWYGGCTSDKNWETVISEDCSQVDIQLNTTNFNPLSYSIYPNPATDYLYLKGLPLNKASIKIYSTQGRVLKQFKNTPEKINVSTFVSGMYFISIETKGKERSIKRFIKK, from the coding sequence ATGAGACGATTACTACTTTTTCTATTTTTAATGTTTACTACCATTGGTTTTTCTCAATGCGAAGTAAATCAATATATCCAAGACAATTATCTTGAAGATGCTTGGATTATGGTTTTCAGAGATTTTGTGGACAATCCAAACCATCCTGATTACGATGTTCCTATTTTAGATGCCAATAAAACCATTCCGTATTTAGGAAAACTTTCCGCAGTCTATGAACTTGCAGCAGACAATGAAACGGCAGATTCGTTATTTAATAAGCTTTCTATTCATGCAAATACACATTTTCCAAATATGGTTGTTTTTGAAGAAATTATAATAACTGTTCCCGAAAGCACCCCTTGGGTTATTGATTTTATAGATACTGGAGTATCAAATGTTCCTGAATTAGATATGCTCATAGAAGACTATCAATTTAATATTACCGACGTAGCAATTATTGATCCGCCTTTCCCACCTGAACCTGCGGTTTATGATATTACCATACACTCAGACATATCATTTTTAAACCCCTATGCACTATTAGATGAATTTGAAGCAATAACTGGTGTTGATTATGCTGAAGTAGGAACTGCTAAAACACCTTACAATTATACAGGCATACCTTTTGAAATTGATGGAGAAGAAGTGCGCTCTGGCAATATTTTTTTAAATGACGATACATTATTGTTTTCATTATATACTGGAGATTGTTGGTATGGCGGTTGTACTTCTGACAAAAATTGGGAAACCGTAATCTCTGAAGATTGTTCACAGGTAGATATACAATTAAACACCACAAACTTTAACCCTCTTTCATATTCAATCTATCCAAACCCAGCGACAGACTATTTATATCTAAAAGGTTTACCTTTAAATAAAGCTTCAATAAAAATATATTCTACTCAAGGGAGGGTGCTAAAACAATTTAAAAATACTCCTGAAAAAATAAATGTTTCAACCTTTGTTTCAGGAATGTATTTTATATCCATTGAAACAAAAGGCAAAGAACGATCTATCAAGAGATTCATAAAAAAGTAA
- a CDS encoding SPFH domain-containing protein, which yields MGIFDKIKEKLSHEFIDIIEWLDYTDDTICHRFERYQNEIKNNAKLIVREGQTAVFVNEGQLADVFKPGTYTLNTQNLPILTTLKGWKYGFDSPFKAEVYFVNTHLFTDEKWGTKNPITLNNERFGLVEIRAFGTYAFKINDPGKFIKDIVGTDNNFTNFEINEHLKSLIATRFTDTVGEANLPIELYAANTTELSETCKEVMQPEFDSVGIGLEKFFIENVSMPEDLKKEIFEYSRIDKLDLDKLTKFKTAKAIETAAANEGGTAGAGMGMGMGFVLAQQMGNTMSPQMGGQQHVQQTQHQAASMPPPMPQPVQYYYAVDGQQRGPVGFEQLRTLFAGRTVNKDSLIWKQGMQNWTPLQEIEELKVFLGGNTPPPIPS from the coding sequence ATGGGCATATTCGACAAAATTAAGGAAAAACTGAGTCACGAATTTATAGATATCATCGAGTGGCTGGATTATACAGATGATACCATCTGTCACCGTTTTGAACGGTATCAAAATGAAATAAAAAACAATGCAAAATTAATTGTACGAGAAGGGCAAACCGCTGTCTTTGTAAACGAAGGACAATTAGCAGATGTTTTTAAACCCGGCACGTACACCCTAAACACTCAAAACCTTCCTATTTTAACTACTTTAAAAGGATGGAAATACGGTTTTGACAGCCCTTTTAAAGCCGAAGTGTACTTTGTAAACACACATTTATTTACTGATGAAAAATGGGGTACCAAAAATCCAATTACTTTAAATAATGAACGATTTGGTTTGGTTGAAATAAGAGCTTTTGGCACATATGCTTTTAAAATAAATGACCCTGGAAAGTTTATAAAAGATATAGTTGGTACAGACAATAATTTTACCAATTTTGAAATCAACGAGCATTTAAAAAGCCTGATAGCAACACGGTTTACCGATACAGTTGGCGAAGCCAATTTGCCCATTGAATTATACGCCGCCAATACTACAGAACTTTCTGAAACATGCAAAGAGGTCATGCAGCCGGAATTTGACAGCGTAGGGATTGGGCTGGAAAAATTCTTTATTGAAAACGTGTCCATGCCAGAAGACTTAAAGAAAGAAATCTTTGAGTATAGCCGCATTGATAAATTAGATTTGGATAAGTTGACAAAATTCAAGACAGCAAAAGCAATTGAAACCGCTGCCGCAAATGAAGGCGGAACTGCCGGCGCCGGAATGGGAATGGGAATGGGCTTTGTACTAGCACAACAAATGGGTAATACCATGTCACCTCAAATGGGCGGTCAACAACACGTTCAACAAACTCAGCATCAAGCTGCATCTATGCCGCCACCTATGCCACAACCTGTTCAATATTATTATGCAGTTGATGGACAACAAAGAGGCCCCGTAGGTTTTGAACAATTACGCACGCTATTCGCAGGAAGGACCGTGAATAAAGATTCCCTTATTTGGAAACAAGGCATGCAAAACTGGACACCCTTACAAGAAATAGAAGAATTAAAAGTCTTTCTGGGCGGAAACACACCACCACCAATCCCAAGTTAA
- a CDS encoding DNA helicase PriA, which yields MQQPKQQKAELKKSCANCGAELHYAPGTTTLECDYCGYTQEIKSSETTFEELELKPYLEKLGSQSHSEEITMLQCKSCGAEQHIEENYKSLHCVYCGSPLIIEDAKKESWILPGAVLPFQIDQKEAHIIFKKWVKKLWFAPNDLKKAAIDPQNTKGLYLPYWTFDAQLYADYSGQRGEYYYVTKTVGSGKNRRTVRERRTRWYPASGSVSGFVDDTLIKASNQRKGMIPKKIAHWNLKALQPFNSGFLAGFVTEKYTIPLKDGHLDATEEAEQIADVWVRRDIGGDTQRVYSLAMKLTEETFKHILLPVYVSAYSYKGKRYNFFVNGQTGTLSGKRPYSFWKIFFFILAIILVIAIISVVSNL from the coding sequence ATGCAACAGCCTAAACAACAAAAAGCAGAATTAAAAAAATCCTGCGCCAATTGCGGAGCAGAACTACATTATGCGCCGGGAACAACAACACTAGAATGTGATTATTGCGGGTATACCCAAGAAATTAAATCTTCTGAAACCACTTTTGAAGAACTTGAGCTAAAACCATACCTTGAAAAATTGGGAAGTCAATCACATAGTGAAGAAATCACTATGTTGCAATGTAAAAGTTGTGGAGCAGAACAACACATTGAAGAAAACTACAAATCATTACACTGTGTATATTGTGGATCACCATTAATTATTGAAGACGCCAAAAAGGAATCTTGGATTTTACCTGGAGCGGTACTCCCGTTTCAAATAGATCAAAAAGAGGCGCACATCATATTTAAAAAATGGGTAAAAAAACTCTGGTTTGCCCCCAATGATTTAAAAAAAGCAGCAATTGACCCTCAAAACACAAAAGGGTTGTATTTACCATATTGGACCTTTGACGCACAGTTGTATGCAGATTATTCTGGACAACGAGGAGAGTATTATTATGTGACAAAAACAGTGGGAAGTGGTAAAAATAGACGTACTGTAAGAGAAAGACGTACGCGCTGGTATCCTGCTTCAGGTAGTGTCTCGGGCTTTGTAGATGATACTTTAATTAAGGCTTCAAACCAGCGAAAAGGCATGATTCCGAAGAAAATAGCACATTGGAATTTAAAAGCATTACAACCATTCAACAGTGGTTTTTTAGCAGGATTTGTAACCGAAAAGTATACCATTCCGCTCAAGGATGGTCACTTAGACGCTACTGAAGAAGCTGAGCAAATTGCCGATGTGTGGGTGCGCCGTGATATAGGAGGTGACACCCAACGCGTTTATTCACTTGCTATGAAACTAACCGAAGAAACCTTTAAGCACATTCTACTACCTGTGTATGTAAGTGCCTACTCTTACAAAGGAAAACGATATAATTTTTTTGTAAACGGTCAAACAGGAACGCTATCTGGAAAACGACCGTATTCGTTTTGGAAAATATTCTTTTTTATTCTCGCTATTATTTTGGTAATTGCAATAATAAGTGTAGTTTCTAATTTATGA
- a CDS encoding metallophosphoesterase family protein produces MKTYVIGDIHGGLRGLKQVFERMSLKPDDRFIFIGDYVDGWSESAQTLSFLINFSETYTCVFIRGNHDEILYNFLKKGDKNPTWLQHGGESSRISYESFSKAEIEAHINFLENLRNFYIDEKNRLFLHAGFTNLHGPENEYYPNMVYWDRTLWEMVCALDKTIDKNNDLYPKRLKLFDEIYIGHTPVTRIGYSKPTHFANVWNVDTGAAFKGAVSVLDVDTKHVWQSDPVWKLYPNETGRN; encoded by the coding sequence ATGAAAACATATGTAATAGGAGATATACACGGAGGTTTGCGAGGATTAAAGCAAGTTTTTGAGCGCATGAGTTTAAAACCTGATGATCGTTTTATTTTTATTGGAGATTATGTAGATGGATGGAGCGAAAGTGCTCAAACCCTCTCTTTTTTAATCAATTTTTCTGAAACGTATACCTGTGTTTTTATTCGTGGAAATCATGACGAAATACTTTATAATTTTCTAAAAAAAGGAGATAAAAACCCAACTTGGTTACAACACGGTGGCGAATCTAGTAGGATAAGCTACGAGTCATTTTCAAAAGCAGAAATAGAAGCACACATTAATTTTTTAGAAAACTTACGTAATTTCTACATTGATGAAAAAAACAGGCTCTTTTTACATGCAGGTTTTACCAATCTTCACGGCCCTGAAAATGAATACTACCCAAATATGGTCTATTGGGATCGCACCCTTTGGGAAATGGTTTGTGCGCTTGACAAAACCATTGATAAAAACAATGATTTATACCCAAAAAGACTCAAATTATTTGATGAAATTTATATAGGCCACACGCCTGTAACCCGAATAGGATACTCAAAACCAACCCATTTTGCAAATGTTTGGAACGTGGATACAGGAGCTGCCTTTAAAGGAGCTGTTTCTGTGCTAGATGTTGACACAAAACACGTGTGGCAAAGCGACCCCGTGTGGAAATTATACCCAAATGAAACCGGTAGAAATTAA
- a CDS encoding acyl-ACP desaturase: protein MILKNKRLEVMKTVEKSVDDYVKNYLIPVEEIWQPTDLLPNLQSDNYMEELTQMREEAKELPYDFWVVLVGDMVTEEALPTYESWLMDMEGVDQHGRDGWSKWIRQWTGEENRHGDTLNKYLYLCGRVNMREIEITTHHLINDGFDIGTGRDPYKNFVYTSFQELATNISHKRVGQLARKKNNKMLAKMCKLISGDEMRHHLAYREFVKTILEYDPSEMILAFEDMMKKKIVMPAQFLRESGEGLASAFENFSNAAQRLGVYTTFDYIDIMEKLNSYWEIDKLNSLTDEAERARDYLMKLPDRMRRIANRIAVPQDQTQFKWVENNGIV from the coding sequence ATGATTCTCAAAAATAAACGTCTCGAAGTTATGAAAACCGTTGAAAAATCGGTTGATGACTACGTAAAAAACTACCTAATTCCGGTTGAAGAAATTTGGCAGCCTACAGATTTATTGCCAAATCTTCAAAGTGATAATTATATGGAAGAATTAACTCAAATGAGAGAAGAGGCAAAAGAATTGCCGTACGATTTTTGGGTGGTTTTAGTTGGTGATATGGTTACTGAAGAAGCCTTACCAACATATGAATCTTGGTTAATGGATATGGAAGGTGTAGATCAACACGGAAGAGACGGGTGGTCAAAATGGATACGCCAATGGACGGGTGAAGAAAACCGCCATGGAGACACTTTAAACAAGTATTTATATCTCTGCGGGAGAGTAAATATGCGCGAAATTGAAATTACTACACATCACTTGATTAATGATGGCTTTGATATTGGTACTGGTCGTGACCCATACAAAAACTTTGTTTACACAAGCTTTCAAGAACTAGCAACCAATATTTCGCATAAACGCGTAGGACAACTAGCGAGAAAGAAAAACAATAAAATGTTGGCCAAGATGTGTAAGCTCATTTCTGGAGATGAAATGCGTCACCATTTAGCCTATAGAGAGTTTGTAAAAACAATCTTAGAATACGATCCTAGTGAAATGATACTTGCGTTTGAAGATATGATGAAGAAAAAAATTGTCATGCCTGCCCAGTTTTTACGTGAATCTGGAGAAGGACTGGCATCTGCCTTTGAAAACTTCTCAAACGCTGCACAGCGATTAGGTGTTTATACCACTTTTGATTACATAGACATTATGGAAAAGCTGAATAGTTATTGGGAGATTGATAAACTTAACTCCTTAACCGATGAAGCCGAAAGAGCACGGGATTATTTAATGAAATTACCTGATAGAATGCGACGTATTGCAAATCGTATAGCAGTGCCACAAGATCAAACTCAATTTAAATGGGTAGAAAATAATGGAATAGTTTAA
- a CDS encoding aldehyde dehydrogenase family protein yields the protein MSSVATSFGIEEAMKELGLNETNNGTSTGKNWFSNGEEIASYSPVDGKLIGKVSATTKEDYEKVITTAEKAFKEWRTMPAPQRGEIVRKFNDELRRLKEPLGKLVSYEMGKSYQEGLGEVQEMIDICDFAVGLSRQLHGLTMHSERPGHRMYEQYHPLGVVGIISAFNFPVAVWSWNTALAWVCGDACIWKGSEKTPLTSVACQNIAARVFSENGAPEGISCLITGDYTVGEMMTKDERIPLISATGSTRMGKIVAKEVAGRLGKTLLELGGNNAIIVTPDANIKNTVIGAVFGAVGTCGQRCTSTRRLIVHEDVYDKVKNAIVDAYKQIKIGNPLDENNHVGPLIDKDAVKNYQHALEKVVEEGGKVLVEGGVLEGEGYESGCYVKPAIAEAENHFEIVQHETFAPVLYIMKYKGDVSNALELQNGVRQGLSSAIMTNNLREAERFLSVEGSDCGIANVNIGTSGAEIGGAFGGEKETGGGRESGSDAWKVYMRRQTNTINYTTELPLAQGIKFDL from the coding sequence ATGTCATCAGTTGCCACAAGCTTCGGTATAGAAGAAGCAATGAAAGAACTAGGATTAAACGAAACAAATAACGGAACCTCAACCGGTAAAAATTGGTTTTCAAACGGAGAAGAAATAGCCTCTTACTCGCCTGTTGATGGAAAATTAATAGGTAAGGTTTCTGCCACTACAAAAGAAGATTACGAAAAAGTAATTACGACAGCAGAAAAAGCTTTTAAAGAATGGCGAACTATGCCTGCTCCACAACGCGGAGAAATTGTAAGAAAATTTAATGATGAATTGCGTCGTTTAAAAGAGCCTCTAGGAAAACTAGTTTCATATGAAATGGGAAAAAGTTACCAAGAAGGTCTTGGTGAGGTACAAGAAATGATTGACATCTGTGACTTTGCTGTAGGTCTTTCTAGACAATTACACGGTTTGACAATGCATAGTGAGCGTCCAGGTCACAGAATGTATGAGCAGTACCACCCACTAGGCGTAGTTGGTATTATCTCAGCATTTAACTTCCCGGTTGCAGTATGGAGCTGGAACACTGCTTTAGCTTGGGTTTGTGGTGATGCGTGTATTTGGAAAGGTTCTGAAAAAACTCCTTTAACATCTGTAGCTTGTCAAAATATTGCAGCACGTGTGTTTTCTGAAAATGGAGCTCCAGAAGGAATTTCTTGCCTAATTACCGGAGACTACACAGTAGGTGAAATGATGACAAAAGATGAACGCATTCCATTAATTTCTGCAACAGGTTCTACACGTATGGGTAAAATAGTTGCCAAAGAAGTTGCCGGCCGTTTAGGAAAAACGTTACTTGAACTTGGCGGAAACAATGCAATCATCGTAACTCCAGATGCCAATATTAAAAACACGGTTATAGGAGCTGTATTTGGTGCAGTGGGAACTTGTGGTCAACGTTGTACATCAACACGTCGTTTAATTGTTCACGAAGATGTTTATGATAAAGTAAAAAATGCAATTGTTGATGCGTATAAGCAAATCAAAATTGGAAATCCTTTAGATGAAAATAACCACGTAGGACCCCTTATTGATAAAGATGCAGTAAAAAATTACCAACACGCGCTAGAAAAAGTAGTTGAAGAAGGAGGAAAAGTACTAGTTGAAGGTGGTGTTCTTGAAGGTGAAGGATATGAAAGCGGTTGCTATGTAAAGCCAGCCATCGCTGAAGCTGAAAATCACTTTGAAATTGTACAACACGAAACATTTGCCCCAGTACTATATATTATGAAGTACAAAGGTGATGTAAGTAACGCACTTGAATTACAAAACGGTGTTCGTCAAGGGCTTTCTTCAGCAATTATGACCAATAACTTAAGAGAAGCAGAGCGTTTCCTTTCAGTTGAAGGTTCAGACTGTGGTATTGCAAACGTAAATATTGGTACTTCTGGTGCCGAAATTGGCGGTGCTTTTGGTGGTGAAAAAGAAACCGGAGGCGGAAGAGAATCTGGTAGTGATGCTTGGAAAGTTTACATGCGTAGACAAACCAACACTATCAATTATACTACTGAATTGCCATTGGCCCAAGGAATTAAGTTTGACTTATAA